A segment of the Bdellovibrio bacteriovorus genome:
CATCACAGGCATCAATACACGCGGTGCAGGTGATGCATTCCATTTGCAGGCCATTGCGGATGTCGATGCCAGTCGGGCAGACTTGTACGCAGCGATTGCAAGACACGCAGTCGCCGGCTTTTTGGTTGGGTTGAGTGGTGCCTTTGCGGGGTTCGCCACGGTTGACATCGTAAACGACGGCCAGGGATTTTTGATCCAGCAGCACGGACTGAATGCGCCCGTACGGGCACATGATCACGCAGAACTGTTCGCGGAACCAGCCGAAATCGAATAGAATGATGGCCGTGAAGAACAGCACCAGCAGGAAATAAGTCATGTTCTGGGCCGGTGAGCCTTGGGTCATTGCCAGCAGTTCACTTGCGCCCACGAAGTAGGCGATAAAGCTGTGGGCAATCACAGAAGACACGGCAAAAAACAGGAACCATTTCAAAGAAACTTTGCGGATCTTGGTCAAAGTCATCGGCCCGTCACGCAACTGACGGCGCTGAATGTAAGTGCCCTCCACCCATTTTTCAATGCGGCGGTAAACGGCATCAATGAACACCGTCTGCGGGCACGCCCAGCCGCACCAGACACGGCCCCAGATGGAAGTCACAAAAGCCAAGCCCAGCGTCAGTGTGCCGACGATATAAAACAACATCGGGGCGTCGTGGGCTTTGAACAAAACCCCAAACAGAGCGAATTCACGTTTGGGGATGTCCAGCAGAATGGTCTGATGACCATTGAAA
Coding sequences within it:
- the ccoG gene encoding cytochrome c oxidase accessory protein CcoG — encoded protein: MSGLDSGKLTSVDEHGDRLNIIPAEVRGRFRRHRDWTQIILLIVFLILPWTTFNGHQTILLDIPKREFALFGVLFKAHDAPMLFYIVGTLTLGLAFVTSIWGRVWCGWACPQTVFIDAVYRRIEKWVEGTYIQRRQLRDGPMTLTKIRKVSLKWFLFFAVSSVIAHSFIAYFVGASELLAMTQGSPAQNMTYFLLVLFFTAIILFDFGWFREQFCVIMCPYGRIQSVLLDQKSLAVVYDVNRGEPRKGTTQPNQKAGDCVSCNRCVQVCPTGIDIRNGLQMECITCTACIDACDEIMEKVKKPKGLIRYDTLDGSKISLAKPRSIIYILAIMGLIGGLAYAVSTREPVHIAVLRGAGLPYSYVKNSDGQEVLLNQFRLHIQNQGALRARYNLTLPQQLLDQGIQVQVAENPIHLAPGESREWYFFVRIPTSVIPANGQLKTEVNVQDELAPEGFKTHRELILVGPRSQ